The genomic interval CCGGCAATGGCAACCGATGGAAATCGATTTACTCAAGCAACTGGCAATCCAGGTTGGGATTGCGATTCAACAATCCCAACTCTATCAGCAGGTGCAACTGGAATTGCAGGAACGCAACCGGGCAGAGGAAAAGAATCGGGAACAGGCAGCCCTCCTGGATGTGGCAACGGATGCCATTTTTGTGAGAGATCTGGAGTCTCACATCCTTTATTGGAACAAAGGAGCCGAGCGGCTGTATGGTTGGACTGCTGCTGAAGCCTATGGCAGGTCTACAATCTTGCTACTCTATCGCCAGGCACCCAGCAATCATCAATCTATCCATCAAGCTGTGCTTCAAACTGGGGAATGGCAGGGCGAATTACAACAGATTACAAAAGATGGTAAAGAATTGATCGTTGAAAGCCGCTGGACCTTAGTCAGAAGTTCCTATAGTCGGTCCAAATCCATTCTCGTTGTCAACACTGACATTACGCAGAAAAAACTACTAGAGCGACAGTTTTTGCGATCGCAACGCATGGAGAGTATTGGTACCTTGGCCGGTGGAATTGCACACGATGTAAATAACATCCTGGCACCGATTCTGATGTCGGTGCAACTTCTGCGAATGAAACTGTCCGATGAACAAAGTGAGCAATGGTTAAATATTCTGGAAAGCAGTGCCAGACGAGGGAGCGAGTTAATCAAACAAGTACTGTCCTTTGCCCGTGGTATGGATGGCGAACAGGGTGTTTTGCAAATTCGCCATTTAATTGCAGAGATTAAGCAAATTGCTGAAGAAACCTTTCCCAAGTCCATTCAGATCTATACCCATGTACCACGGGAGCTGTGGACGATCTCTGGTGATGCTACTCACTTACATCAGGTCTTGATGAATCTCTGTGTGAATGCCCGTGATGCGATGCCAGATGGAGGCACCCTCAGCATCCGAGCCAGAAACCTGGTCATCC from Kovacikia minuta CCNUW1 carries:
- a CDS encoding hybrid sensor histidine kinase/response regulator, whose amino-acid sequence is MEIDLLKQLAIQVGIAIQQSQLYQQVQLELQERNRAEEKNREQAALLDVATDAIFVRDLESHILYWNKGAERLYGWTAAEAYGRSTILLLYRQAPSNHQSIHQAVLQTGEWQGELQQITKDGKELIVESRWTLVRSSYSRSKSILVVNTDITQKKLLERQFLRSQRMESIGTLAGGIAHDVNNILAPILMSVQLLRMKLSDEQSEQWLNILESSARRGSELIKQVLSFARGMDGEQGVLQIRHLIAEIKQIAEETFPKSIQIYTHVPRELWTISGDATHLHQVLMNLCVNARDAMPDGGTLSIRARNLVIHETDVQFHLDATAGAYVAISISDTGVGIATELLDRIFEPFFTTKEMNKGTGLGLSTVMGIVKSHKGFINVSSKLGEGTEFTVFLPAVDVEETEIVDEMEVFAGQGEWILVVDDEAPIREIARNLLKTYGYKVLTASNGIEAIALYAQHQAEICLTLIDLMMPEMDGITTIHTLKKMNPDIKLITSSGLLTDTEASRTEKTCVHSFLPKPYTSNDLLQIIHDALRG